In Nocardia asteroides, the following proteins share a genomic window:
- the cobF gene encoding precorrin-6A synthase (deacetylating), with the protein MRKLYVIGIGAGDPDQVTMQAIKAMRHADAFFVIGKGAEKRELVDVRTAILTEHVPGPHRIVEIADPPRDRTPDDYAGVVQDWHERRAALLAAAFDEVDGVGAILVWGDPALYDSTLRMVELVLARGRSAFDYEVIPGVTSVAALAAGHRVVLHRIGEPVHVTTGRRLREEGLGPGSTVVMLDGDCSFTEIPGDDVHIWWGAYLGMPDETLIEGPLREVEQRILTRRAELRAAKGWIMDVYLLRSR; encoded by the coding sequence ATGCGCAAGCTCTACGTGATCGGTATCGGTGCCGGTGACCCCGACCAGGTGACGATGCAGGCGATCAAGGCCATGCGACACGCCGACGCGTTCTTCGTCATCGGCAAGGGCGCCGAGAAGCGGGAACTCGTCGACGTCCGCACCGCGATCCTCACCGAGCACGTGCCGGGTCCGCATCGGATCGTCGAGATCGCCGACCCGCCGCGCGACCGCACCCCCGACGACTACGCCGGGGTGGTCCAGGACTGGCACGAGCGCCGCGCTGCCCTGCTCGCGGCCGCGTTCGACGAGGTCGACGGGGTGGGCGCGATCCTGGTGTGGGGTGATCCCGCCCTCTACGACAGCACCCTGCGGATGGTCGAACTGGTCCTGGCGCGCGGCCGCTCGGCCTTCGACTACGAGGTGATCCCCGGCGTCACCAGCGTCGCCGCCCTGGCCGCCGGGCATCGCGTGGTGCTGCACCGGATCGGCGAGCCGGTCCACGTGACCACCGGGCGCAGGCTGCGCGAGGAAGGCCTGGGCCCGGGCTCGACCGTGGTGATGCTCGACGGCGACTGCTCGTTCACCGAGATCCCCGGTGACGACGTGCACATCTGGTGGGGCGCCTACCTGGGCATGCCCGACGAGACCCTGATCGAGGGCCCGCTGCGCGAGGTGGAGCAGCGGATCCTGACCCGCCGGGCCGAGCTGCGCGCGGCCAAGGGCTGGATCATGGACGTGTACCTGCTGCGGAGCCGATAA
- a CDS encoding thymidylate synthase produces MATPDTQYEDLLRHVLEDGTPKADRTGTGTRSIFGHQLRYDLAESFPLITTKRVHMKSIAYELLWFLRGDSNVSWLREHGVTIWDEWADPQGELGPVYGVQWRSWPTPDGTHIDQISQVLHTLRTDPDSRRMIVSAWNVAELDKMALAPCHAFFQFYVADGKLSCQLYQRSADLFLGVPFNIASYALLTLMVAQQTELEPGEFIWTGGDVHIYDNHVDQAREQLGREPYPFPQLHLRPATSLFDYTYEDIEITGYRHHPAIKAPVAV; encoded by the coding sequence GTGGCCACCCCTGATACGCAGTACGAGGATCTGCTCCGGCACGTGCTGGAGGACGGCACGCCCAAAGCGGATCGGACCGGCACCGGAACCCGCAGCATCTTCGGGCACCAGCTGCGCTACGACCTGGCCGAGAGCTTCCCGCTGATCACCACCAAGCGGGTGCACATGAAGTCCATCGCCTACGAGCTGCTGTGGTTCCTGCGCGGCGACTCGAATGTGTCCTGGCTGCGGGAACACGGCGTCACCATCTGGGACGAGTGGGCCGACCCCCAGGGCGAGCTGGGCCCGGTCTACGGCGTGCAGTGGCGCTCGTGGCCGACGCCCGACGGCACCCACATCGACCAGATCTCCCAGGTCCTGCACACCCTGCGCACCGACCCGGATTCGCGCCGGATGATCGTGTCGGCCTGGAACGTGGCCGAGCTGGACAAGATGGCCCTGGCCCCCTGCCACGCGTTCTTCCAGTTCTACGTGGCCGACGGCAAGCTGTCGTGCCAGCTCTACCAGCGCAGCGCCGATCTGTTCCTCGGCGTGCCGTTCAATATCGCCAGCTACGCGCTGCTCACCCTGATGGTGGCCCAGCAGACCGAGCTGGAACCGGGCGAGTTCATCTGGACCGGCGGCGACGTGCACATCTACGACAACCACGTGGACCAGGCGCGCGAGCAGCTCGGCCGCGAGCCCTACCCGTTCCCGCAGCTGCACCTGCGCCCCGCCACCAGCCTGTTCGACTACACCTACGAGGACATCGAGATCACCGGTTACCGGCACCACCCGGCCATCAAGGCGCCGGTGGCGGTGTGA
- a CDS encoding dihydrofolate reductase, with amino-acid sequence MSRRIGLIWAQAANGVIGVDNTIPWRVPEDMANFRDTTMGHPVVMGRRTWDSLPAAFRPLAGRRNIVVTRQPDWSAEGAERAASLPDALALAGDADVWIAGGGEIYRAALPLATNLLVTEVDTTVAGDAFAPPIDAGWHAPETAWLESKSGLRYRVRHYTRR; translated from the coding sequence GTGAGCAGACGGATCGGCCTGATCTGGGCGCAGGCCGCGAACGGCGTCATCGGGGTGGACAACACGATTCCGTGGCGCGTCCCCGAGGACATGGCCAACTTCCGCGACACCACCATGGGCCACCCGGTCGTCATGGGCAGGCGCACCTGGGATTCGCTGCCCGCGGCCTTCCGCCCGCTGGCCGGGCGCCGCAATATCGTGGTCACCCGGCAGCCGGACTGGTCGGCCGAGGGCGCCGAACGCGCCGCCTCCCTCCCCGACGCGCTGGCGCTGGCCGGTGACGCCGACGTCTGGATCGCCGGTGGCGGCGAGATCTACCGCGCCGCCCTCCCCCTGGCGACGAACCTGCTGGTCACCGAGGTCGACACCACCGTCGCCGGCGACGCCTTCGCCCCGCCGATCGACGCGGGCTGGCACGCGCCGGAAACCGCCTGGCTGGAGTCGAAATCGGGCCTGAGATATCGCGTTCGCCACTACACCCGCCGCTGA
- a CDS encoding cupin domain-containing protein, with the protein MDKKSLTAVARQQLKLAATSTSGRSSQTVIGGHTHVLRQTVVALTEGQSLAEHDNAGDATIQVLTGTLVLISGTDEWKGSAGDLIVVPRARHSVKAIDDVAFLLTVAK; encoded by the coding sequence ATGGACAAGAAATCGCTGACCGCGGTGGCCCGCCAACAGCTGAAGCTGGCGGCCACCTCGACGAGTGGCCGGAGTTCGCAGACCGTCATCGGCGGCCACACCCATGTGCTGCGGCAGACCGTGGTCGCGCTGACCGAGGGCCAGAGCCTGGCCGAACACGACAACGCGGGCGACGCCACCATCCAGGTGCTCACCGGCACGCTGGTGCTGATTTCGGGTACCGACGAGTGGAAGGGTTCGGCGGGTGACCTGATCGTGGTCCCACGGGCCCGGCACAGCGTGAAAGCCATCGATGACGTGGCGTTTCTGCTGACCGTCGCCAAGTAG
- a CDS encoding Dyp-type peroxidase encodes MGEPQPILDPLTPAAIFLVATIDEGGESAVRDLLSDISGLRRSIGFRVPGDGLSCVTSIGAAAWDRLFVGPKPAELHEFPGYAGPIHSAPATPGDLLFHIRAETQGPCFELAMVIGERLRGAATIVDETVGFRYFEQRDLLGFVDGTENPEGRAAASAALIGDEDPEFTGGSYVIVQKYTHPLDQWNALSIEEQERVIGRTKLADYELPDDVKPADSHVAVNTLVDPDGTEREILRANMPFGTIGTGEFGTYYIAYAATPSVTERMLERMFLGTDEAAYDRILDFSFAVTGTLFFTPTVDFLDDLPDAPESVATDEESDSLPEFAPVEQANAAAAGSDGSLGIGTMKRSI; translated from the coding sequence ATGGGTGAGCCTCAGCCGATCCTCGATCCACTCACGCCGGCCGCCATTTTCCTCGTCGCCACCATCGACGAGGGCGGCGAGTCGGCGGTGCGTGACCTCCTGTCCGATATCTCCGGGTTGCGCCGTTCCATCGGTTTCCGGGTACCCGGCGACGGATTGTCCTGCGTCACCTCCATCGGCGCCGCGGCCTGGGACCGGCTCTTCGTCGGCCCGAAACCCGCTGAGCTGCACGAGTTCCCGGGCTACGCCGGCCCGATCCACAGCGCCCCGGCCACGCCGGGCGACCTGCTCTTCCACATCAGGGCCGAGACCCAGGGCCCGTGCTTCGAACTGGCCATGGTGATCGGCGAGCGGCTGCGCGGCGCGGCCACGATCGTCGACGAGACCGTCGGCTTCCGCTACTTCGAACAGCGCGATCTGCTCGGTTTCGTCGACGGCACCGAGAATCCCGAGGGCCGCGCCGCGGCGTCGGCGGCGCTGATCGGGGACGAGGATCCCGAATTCACCGGCGGCAGCTACGTGATCGTGCAGAAGTACACCCATCCGCTGGACCAGTGGAACGCGCTCTCGATCGAGGAGCAGGAGCGGGTGATCGGCCGCACCAAGCTCGCCGACTACGAACTGCCCGACGACGTGAAGCCCGCCGACTCGCACGTGGCGGTCAACACCCTGGTCGACCCCGACGGCACCGAACGCGAGATCCTCCGGGCCAACATGCCTTTCGGCACCATCGGCACCGGCGAGTTCGGCACGTACTACATCGCCTACGCGGCCACGCCGAGCGTCACCGAACGCATGCTCGAGCGGATGTTCCTCGGCACCGACGAGGCCGCCTACGACCGGATCCTGGACTTCTCCTTCGCCGTCACCGGCACCCTGTTCTTCACCCCCACCGTCGATTTCCTCGACGACCTGCCCGACGCACCCGAATCCGTAGCCACCGACGAAGAATCCGATTCCCTGCCCGAATTCGCCCCGGTGGAACAGGCGAACGCCGCGGCGGCCGGCTCCGACGGCTCGCTCGGCATCGGCACGATGAAAAGGAGTATCTGA
- a CDS encoding family 1 encapsulin nanocompartment shell protein — protein sequence MNNLHRELAPISDEAWAEIEEEATRTFKRNIAGRRVVDVSGPHGVAYSALNRGRLTSIESPDTGVQAHQRVVQPLVELRVPFTLQRAELDDIERGAGDADFDNLKDAAQKIAFAEDRAIFESYAAAGITGIRAAASNDPVALPSNVVDIPDAISHALTGLRLAGVQGPYSVVLSADLYTKVSETSDHGHPIRTHIERLIDGEIIWAPAITGGFALTTRGGDFELALGQDLSIGYLSHDAETVQLYFQETFTFLVETSEAAVSLGS from the coding sequence ATGAACAACCTGCATCGCGAACTCGCGCCGATCAGCGACGAGGCCTGGGCCGAGATCGAGGAAGAAGCCACCCGCACGTTCAAGCGCAACATCGCGGGCCGCCGGGTCGTCGACGTGTCCGGCCCGCACGGGGTCGCGTACTCGGCGCTCAACCGCGGCAGGCTCACCTCCATCGAGTCCCCGGACACCGGCGTCCAGGCGCACCAGCGGGTGGTGCAACCGCTGGTGGAGCTGCGCGTGCCGTTCACGTTGCAGCGCGCCGAGCTCGACGACATCGAGCGCGGCGCGGGCGACGCCGACTTCGACAACCTCAAGGACGCCGCCCAGAAGATCGCCTTCGCCGAGGACCGCGCGATCTTCGAGAGCTACGCCGCCGCCGGCATCACCGGCATCCGGGCGGCCGCGTCCAACGATCCGGTCGCGCTGCCGAGCAATGTCGTCGACATCCCCGACGCGATCTCGCACGCGCTCACCGGCCTGCGCCTGGCGGGCGTGCAGGGCCCGTACTCGGTGGTGCTCAGCGCCGACCTGTACACCAAGGTCAGCGAGACCTCCGACCACGGTCACCCGATCCGCACCCATATCGAGCGGCTGATCGACGGCGAGATCATCTGGGCGCCCGCCATCACCGGCGGCTTCGCGCTCACCACCCGCGGCGGCGACTTCGAGCTGGCGCTGGGCCAGGATCTGTCGATCGGTTACCTGAGCCACGATGCCGAGACCGTGCAGCTGTACTTCCAGGAGACCTTCACCTTCCTGGTGGAGACCTCCGAGGCGGCGGTGTCGCTCGGGTCGTGA
- a CDS encoding GlxA family transcriptional regulator — MKALDYIGPAEVFVEANQFAEAYDVVLLSPSGAPVQTSVGGGVAVAMAAADAPALDTLVVPGSEVSPDEFVRPDLVAAARLLAARSRRVVSICSGAFVLAELGLLDGRAATTHWKFADELARRYPRVDLRPDRIFVRSGEIATSAGVAAGIDLALAIVEEDCGSAVARRVAQGLLVYLQRSGGQDQFSTPLRAVAARPGPVRVVTDLIARDPARQHSVQALARHVNVSPRHLTRLFTEEIGIGPAEYAASVRFELARARLEAGSSVSRAAADAGFSSAESLRRAFIARLGVSPSAYRRRFRSGAGAPPPEQAAAG; from the coding sequence GTGAAAGCCCTCGACTACATCGGTCCGGCAGAGGTTTTCGTCGAAGCCAATCAGTTCGCCGAGGCATACGACGTGGTGCTGCTCTCACCCTCGGGCGCGCCGGTGCAGACTTCCGTCGGCGGTGGGGTTGCCGTGGCGATGGCCGCCGCCGACGCACCCGCGCTGGACACGCTGGTGGTGCCGGGCAGCGAAGTGTCGCCCGACGAGTTCGTCCGGCCCGATCTCGTCGCGGCCGCGCGCCTGCTCGCGGCCCGCAGCAGGCGCGTCGTGTCCATCTGCAGCGGCGCGTTCGTCCTCGCCGAACTCGGCCTGCTGGACGGGCGCGCGGCGACCACGCACTGGAAGTTCGCCGACGAGCTGGCGCGCCGGTATCCGCGGGTCGACCTGCGGCCCGACCGGATCTTCGTCCGCTCGGGCGAGATCGCGACCTCCGCCGGTGTCGCCGCCGGAATCGACCTGGCCCTGGCGATCGTCGAGGAGGACTGCGGCAGCGCGGTGGCGCGCCGGGTGGCACAGGGACTGCTGGTGTACCTGCAGCGCTCCGGCGGGCAGGACCAGTTCTCCACCCCACTGCGCGCCGTCGCGGCCCGGCCGGGGCCGGTGCGCGTGGTCACCGACCTCATCGCGCGCGACCCCGCCCGCCAGCACAGCGTGCAGGCACTCGCGCGCCACGTGAACGTGAGCCCGCGCCATCTCACCCGGCTGTTCACCGAGGAGATCGGGATCGGCCCGGCCGAATACGCGGCCAGTGTGCGGTTCGAGCTGGCCAGGGCCCGGCTCGAAGCCGGGAGCTCGGTGAGCCGGGCGGCCGCCGACGCCGGGTTCTCCAGTGCCGAGTCCTTGCGCCGGGCCTTCATCGCCCGGCTCGGCGTCTCGCCCTCGGCCTACCGGCGACGCTTCCGCTCCGGCGCCGGGGCGCCGCCCCCGGAGCAGGCCGCCGCGGGCTGA
- a CDS encoding alpha/beta fold hydrolase — translation MPYFTTSDGTEIYYSDWGTGQPVVFSHGWPLNSDAWSLERKTLADAGYRVIAHDRRGHGRSAQPWQGNDMDTYARDLAELIESLDLRDVVVIGHSTGGGEVVRYAARHGRERVAKVVTVGAVPPIMVATESNPDGLPMEVFDGIRAGVLADRSNFYQELAPSFFGFNREGATVSKGAQEDFWRQGMQAGIQAAYECVAAFSATDFTEDLRALEVPIFIAHGDDDQIVPIAGAALKSIELVRDGTLKVYPGAPHGIFGAYQQELIGDILKFIAG, via the coding sequence ATGCCCTACTTCACCACGTCCGACGGCACCGAGATCTACTACTCCGACTGGGGCACCGGGCAACCCGTCGTCTTCAGCCACGGCTGGCCGCTGAACTCGGACGCGTGGTCGCTCGAGCGCAAGACCCTCGCCGACGCGGGCTACCGCGTGATCGCGCACGACCGCCGCGGGCACGGCCGTTCGGCGCAGCCGTGGCAGGGCAACGACATGGACACCTACGCGCGCGACCTCGCCGAGCTGATCGAGTCGCTGGACCTGCGCGATGTCGTCGTGATCGGCCATTCCACCGGCGGCGGCGAGGTCGTGCGCTATGCCGCGCGGCACGGGCGCGAGCGGGTGGCCAAGGTCGTCACCGTCGGCGCGGTGCCGCCGATCATGGTCGCGACCGAGTCGAACCCGGACGGCCTGCCGATGGAGGTGTTCGACGGGATCCGGGCCGGAGTGCTGGCCGACCGGTCGAACTTCTACCAGGAGCTCGCCCCCTCGTTCTTCGGTTTCAACCGGGAGGGCGCCACGGTGTCGAAGGGCGCGCAGGAGGATTTCTGGCGGCAGGGCATGCAGGCGGGCATCCAGGCCGCCTACGAGTGTGTCGCCGCGTTCTCGGCCACCGACTTCACCGAGGACCTGCGGGCGCTGGAGGTGCCGATCTTCATCGCGCACGGCGACGACGATCAGATCGTGCCGATCGCGGGCGCGGCGCTGAAGTCGATCGAGCTGGTCCGCGACGGCACGCTGAAGGTGTATCCCGGTGCGCCGCACGGCATCTTCGGCGCCTACCAGCAGGAGCTCATCGGCGACATCCTGAAGTTCATCGCCGGCTGA
- a CDS encoding TetR/AcrR family transcriptional regulator, whose product MANLGPGRPRLEQRRRQGTTPRAEILDAAAELFTTKGYANTSTRAVADAVGIRQASLYHHFAAKDDILDALLAETIAAPAALAGRMRAEPDDAITKLYALALFDVRQLRAARWNLGALYLLPEVRTERFAVFRDRRDELRAHYEHLAAAAAPTAAGARILPFRLVETVIGIRSDEGAAGPETEHVIPDAIVRVIGHPADPAEIRTAAEALLARVGEIGTDPA is encoded by the coding sequence GTGGCAAACCTCGGACCCGGGCGCCCCCGGCTGGAACAGCGACGCAGACAGGGGACGACGCCGCGCGCGGAGATCCTCGACGCGGCGGCGGAACTGTTCACCACCAAGGGCTATGCCAACACCTCGACCAGGGCGGTCGCCGACGCCGTCGGCATCAGGCAGGCCTCGCTCTATCACCACTTCGCCGCCAAGGACGACATCCTCGACGCCCTGCTGGCCGAGACCATCGCCGCCCCGGCCGCGCTGGCCGGGCGCATGCGCGCCGAACCCGACGACGCGATCACCAAGCTCTACGCCCTGGCCCTGTTCGACGTGCGCCAACTCCGCGCGGCCCGCTGGAATCTCGGTGCCCTCTATCTGCTCCCCGAGGTGCGTACCGAACGCTTCGCCGTCTTCCGCGACCGCCGCGACGAGCTGCGCGCCCATTACGAACACCTGGCCGCCGCGGCCGCGCCCACGGCCGCCGGCGCCCGGATCCTGCCCTTCCGCCTGGTCGAAACGGTCATCGGCATCCGCTCCGACGAAGGCGCGGCGGGTCCCGAGACCGAACACGTCATCCCCGACGCAATCGTGCGCGTTATCGGCCATCCCGCCGACCCCGCCGAGATCCGCACCGCCGCCGAAGCCCTGCTCGCGCGCGTCGGCGAGATCGGGACCGATCCCGCCTGA
- a CDS encoding amino acid permease → MAATLDSPAVPPETARDSADLAAFGYQPVLHRKLGRYASFAAGFSFVSILTTIFQFFGFGYSFGGAAFFWTWPLVFAGQFLVALNFAELAARYPISGCIYQWSRRLAGGLIGWFAGWMMVIAQVVTAAAAAIALQVVLPTIWSGFQIIGTDTALTSRDGAMNAVLLGSALLVVTTTINVIGIDLMARINSIGVTIEIVGVLAIIALFFTGAERGPGVVLHTDQAAPGPYWAAFLVSGLMAAYVMVGFDSAGELSEETKNPRRVAPRTILLALSVSALGGGLMLIGALMAAPSLSDGELASGGLAYVIMSKLNSPAGSVLLGCVAVAVIVCTLAIQTAGSRLMFSMARDGKLPFAKALSTVHPRFGTPVWPAVVIGALGIGLLVLNLGNPAIFATLASVCIVSLYLAYLLVTVPLLVRRIKGLPAMDDPALFSLGRWGVPINALAVAWGIAMVINLAWPRPEVYIPAGGSWWQLWAGPLSVAVILTVGAVVYRFVVAVRTTEEPIAETAPAAA, encoded by the coding sequence ATGGCCGCGACTCTCGACTCCCCCGCCGTCCCGCCCGAAACCGCCCGCGACAGTGCCGATCTGGCGGCATTCGGCTACCAGCCGGTCCTGCACCGCAAGCTGGGACGCTACGCGTCCTTCGCGGCGGGCTTCTCGTTCGTTTCCATCCTCACCACGATCTTCCAGTTCTTCGGATTCGGCTATTCGTTCGGCGGCGCCGCGTTCTTCTGGACCTGGCCGCTGGTCTTCGCCGGCCAGTTCCTGGTGGCGCTGAACTTCGCCGAGCTGGCCGCCCGGTATCCGATCTCCGGCTGTATCTACCAGTGGTCGCGCCGCCTGGCGGGCGGGCTGATCGGCTGGTTCGCCGGCTGGATGATGGTGATCGCCCAGGTCGTCACCGCCGCGGCCGCCGCCATCGCGCTGCAGGTGGTGCTGCCCACGATCTGGAGCGGATTCCAGATCATCGGCACCGACACCGCGCTCACCTCCCGCGACGGCGCGATGAACGCCGTACTGCTGGGCAGCGCGCTGCTGGTGGTCACCACCACGATCAATGTGATCGGCATCGACCTGATGGCCCGGATCAATTCGATCGGCGTCACCATCGAGATCGTCGGCGTGCTGGCCATCATCGCGCTGTTCTTCACCGGCGCCGAGCGTGGCCCCGGCGTGGTGCTGCACACCGACCAGGCCGCGCCCGGCCCGTACTGGGCGGCGTTCCTGGTGTCCGGTCTGATGGCCGCGTATGTGATGGTGGGTTTCGACTCGGCCGGCGAGCTGTCGGAGGAGACGAAGAACCCGCGCCGGGTCGCCCCGCGCACCATCCTGCTGGCCCTGTCGGTGTCGGCGCTGGGCGGCGGACTCATGCTGATCGGCGCGCTGATGGCGGCGCCGAGCCTGTCCGACGGCGAATTGGCCTCCGGCGGACTGGCTTACGTCATCATGTCGAAGCTGAACAGCCCCGCCGGATCGGTGCTGCTCGGGTGCGTTGCCGTCGCGGTGATCGTGTGCACGCTGGCCATCCAGACCGCGGGTTCGCGCCTGATGTTCTCGATGGCGCGCGACGGCAAGCTGCCGTTCGCCAAGGCGCTGTCGACGGTGCACCCGCGCTTCGGCACCCCGGTGTGGCCCGCGGTGGTGATCGGCGCGCTCGGCATCGGCCTGCTGGTGCTGAACCTGGGCAATCCCGCCATCTTCGCGACGCTGGCCAGTGTCTGCATCGTCAGCCTGTACCTGGCGTACCTGCTGGTCACCGTGCCGCTGCTGGTGCGCAGGATCAAGGGCCTGCCCGCCATGGACGATCCGGCGCTGTTCAGCCTGGGGCGCTGGGGCGTGCCGATCAACGCGCTCGCCGTGGCGTGGGGCATCGCCATGGTGATCAACCTGGCCTGGCCGCGACCGGAGGTGTACATCCCCGCGGGTGGCAGCTGGTGGCAGCTCTGGGCCGGTCCGCTGTCGGTGGCGGTGATCCTCACCGTGGGCGCCGTCGTCTACCGATTCGTGGTCGCCGTCCGGACCACGGAGGAGCCCATCGCCGAAACCGCGCCTGCCGCCGCGTGA
- a CDS encoding DUF1989 domain-containing protein yields MTSTQSTDGARAHARAQAAAATIARPDLPDGVDPATVVLAQRIPAGGYANVVLGRGTRVRFADPTGTAGAHLFLLRAESPWERLNVADTVKVPWQAYLGAGHPLLSDQGRVLATVLADSSGHHDTLCGPTIAGRRQLHLAGAKQGLEPRDIGPSIGLFRGVRVDAVGGLVATGNAPAGAALDLLIHLPLTLLVANAAHPLDERPTGDLDLVAWSAPAELGTLPNDDPEYRRAVANTEAAWTAALNTEVPA; encoded by the coding sequence ATGACGAGCACCCAGTCCACCGACGGCGCCCGCGCCCACGCGCGCGCCCAAGCCGCGGCGGCGACCATCGCCCGCCCCGACCTGCCCGACGGCGTCGACCCCGCCACCGTGGTTCTCGCGCAGCGCATTCCCGCGGGCGGGTACGCGAATGTCGTGCTCGGCCGGGGAACCCGCGTGCGGTTCGCCGATCCCACCGGAACCGCAGGCGCGCATCTGTTCCTGCTGCGCGCCGAATCACCGTGGGAGCGGCTCAATGTCGCCGACACCGTGAAGGTGCCCTGGCAGGCCTATCTCGGGGCGGGACACCCGTTGCTCTCCGATCAGGGCCGGGTGCTGGCGACCGTGCTGGCCGACTCCTCCGGCCACCACGACACCCTGTGCGGCCCGACCATCGCGGGCCGTCGGCAACTGCACCTCGCCGGGGCCAAGCAGGGCCTGGAACCCCGCGACATCGGTCCCTCGATCGGACTGTTCCGTGGCGTCCGCGTCGACGCCGTGGGCGGTCTCGTCGCCACCGGCAACGCACCCGCGGGCGCGGCGCTCGACCTGCTGATCCACCTGCCGCTGACCCTGCTGGTCGCCAATGCCGCGCACCCGCTCGACGAGCGCCCCACCGGCGACCTCGACCTGGTCGCCTGGTCGGCCCCCGCCGAACTCGGCACCCTCCCCAACGACGACCCGGAATACCGACGGGCCGTGGCCAACACCGAAGCCGCCTGGACGGCCGCACTGAACACGGAGGTTCCGGCATGA
- a CDS encoding urea amidolyase associated protein UAAP2: MTTSTRIVVLDETVPANAPWSAIVRAGDQLEIIDLHGNQAVDCLLYSAADRTDRYSAQATVAAQGNIFLTTGSVLRTEAGTPLMTVVADEVGNHDTIAGACSQESNTLRYGHHTRHQHACVENFLTAALEWGLGKRDLVSNINWFMNVPVEADGTLGIVDGLSAPGKKVTLRAEIDTLVLVSNCPQINNPCNGFDPTPVRMVVTR; the protein is encoded by the coding sequence ATGACCACGTCCACCCGCATCGTCGTCCTCGACGAGACCGTTCCCGCCAACGCGCCGTGGTCGGCGATCGTCCGCGCGGGCGACCAGCTCGAGATCATCGACCTGCACGGCAACCAGGCCGTCGACTGCCTGCTCTACTCCGCCGCCGACCGCACCGACCGCTACAGCGCGCAGGCCACCGTCGCCGCGCAGGGCAACATCTTCCTGACCACGGGCAGCGTGCTGCGCACCGAGGCGGGCACCCCGCTGATGACGGTGGTCGCCGACGAGGTCGGCAATCACGACACCATCGCCGGCGCCTGCTCGCAGGAATCCAACACCCTGCGCTACGGCCACCACACCCGCCACCAGCACGCCTGCGTGGAGAACTTCCTCACCGCCGCGCTCGAATGGGGTCTGGGCAAGCGGGATCTGGTGTCCAACATCAACTGGTTCATGAACGTCCCGGTGGAGGCCGACGGCACCCTCGGCATCGTCGACGGACTGTCCGCGCCGGGCAAGAAGGTGACCTTGCGCGCCGAGATCGACACGCTGGTCCTGGTCTCCAACTGCCCGCAGATCAACAACCCCTGCAACGGTTTCGACCCGACGCCGGTGCGCATGGTGGTGACCCGATGA